The Bacillus marinisedimentorum DNA segment CGGCCGGGGCCTTTTTTCAGCAATTTTTCTCTTGTTTGCCCGCGAGCAAGCTTCCGTATTCCTGCAGCTTTTCTCCCACTGTACACGAGTTGATGCAAAATGAGTGGGCATATGCTTTGCCGCCGGTGCGGCGATGATGTTCTTTCAAAAAACAGTCGCTGCAGTAAGTATCTAAAAGGCTTCCCGCCTCTTTTACAGCTTTGACACGATTCATCCTTTCACTCCCTGCTTCTCTATGGCTGCTTGGTTGGCTCAGTAAGGGAAGACTCCAATGTACGGTTATGTTTGTGACCTAATTCGTAAACGCATTATCCGGTGATGATGGTGCTGCCGTCAATCAGAGTTCCTTCAAGTCCCTTATGTGCGAGTTCATGTGCTTCCTTGTTCTTCTTCCGGTCAATCAGTTCCCAGCGGACCTTCAGGCCGAGGTCTTCCAGCTTCTGTTCTATTCTGTCCAGCCAGGTGTTCAGCGTTTCATCATAACAAGGCCACTCGCCGGAAGCCTGATTAATGGCACCCGCTGAATCGCCGCTGATACCAATTGTCTGATGCTGGATGCCTGCTTCCTCCATCATAACAACAAGATTCCACAATGCCGCATATTCTGCTTCATTGTTGGAAGAGAGTTCCTGCAGGCTGGCATTCCGTCTGATCCGGTGGGTTTTCCCGTCCTTCTTATAGTATATGACCATTCCGGCACTTGCTTTCCCTGCCTTTTTATCATATCCGCCGTCAAAAAATGCCTGTATGTCATGCGGCTCTTCCTCCACTTGCGCAAGGAGGCGCTCCATCTCTTTCCTGTTCCACCGCACATCTTTTTCATCCACAAATATGATTTCTTTTGTCCGGCCTGTTTTGATTATATCATCGGCCAATTGCAAAACTTCATCACCGCTGATCCACCCGGATATAAATTCAACTTCCCGTTTCCTTTTTGGATTCATATACAGCCATTCGATTCGGAACATCATGTTTTTGTCACCTCGGTTTTTATTATTTTATTGCAACATGAACTAATTACTCGTATAATTTACTATTGGTTCTTTTCACCGCGGTTCGAAAACTCCCGCGTCACCAAAACTAGGAGGTTAATTTTATGATTAATGAACTCATCTGGCTGCTGTTTGCGGTCCTGAATTTCATCCTCGTGCTCGCTGCATACCGGATATTCGGTAAAACCGGACTATTCGTATGGGTCGGGGTTGCCACCGTCATTGCCAACATACAGGTCGTCAAGACAGTTGAGCTGTTCGGCATGGTCGCGACACTCGGAAACATCCTCTACGGAACGGCCTTTCTTGCAACCGATATCCTCAATGAAAAATACGGCAAAGGTGAAGCGAGGAAAGCTGTTTGGCTCGGTTTTTTTGTCCTGCTATCCATGACCTTGATCATGCAGGTTGCGCTCGTTTTCAAGCCACACGAAATTGATTTCGCACAGGGTTCCCTTGAAACGATTTTTGGCCTGCAGCTGCGGATTGCTGCCGGGAGCCTTACCGCCTACATCATCAGCCAGTATCTTGATGTATGGCTTTACGGCAAACTTAAGCAGAAATTCAATAAAAACAGCCAATTGTGGATCCGCAATAATGGAAGCACGATGTTAAGCCAGCTCATCGATACCCTTATTTTCACTTCGATTGCCTTTATTGGTGTTTTCCCGTTTGGGGAATGGTTAATGATCGCATTTTCAACTTATATTATAAAATGGATTGTAGCTGTCCTTGATACGCCATTCATGTATATCGCCAAACGTTTCCATAACGGCGGTGAAACGGCGGTTCAGCCTGAGTCCTGATAGATAGGTGATAAACAAACATGATTGAAGTTTATGTTGATGGTGCAAGCCGGGGCGACTCGGGTATGGCCGGAGCAGGCATTTTCATTAAAAACGGCAGTGAAGTCGAACAGCATTCCGTTCCGCTCGGCATTCTTTCCAACCATGAGGCGGAGTATGCCGCTTTACTGAAGGGGCTGGACATCTGTCTTCAAAAAGGCTATACGGTTGTCTCCTTTCGTACGGATTCACAGCTTGTCGAACGGGCGGTGGAAAATCGCTACGTAAAAAACCCTGTTTATGTTCCGCTTCTTGAAAAAGCGCTGGAGCAAATCGACAAATTTGACCTGTTTTTCCTCAAGTGGGTGCCTGCAAAAGAAAACCGGGCCGACCAGCTGGCGAAGCAAGCCATCCATTTAAATGAAT contains these protein-coding regions:
- a CDS encoding zinc-finger domain-containing protein, which gives rise to MNRVKAVKEAGSLLDTYCSDCFLKEHHRRTGGKAYAHSFCINSCTVGEKLQEYGSLLAGKQEKNC
- a CDS encoding reverse transcriptase-like protein, translating into MMFRIEWLYMNPKRKREVEFISGWISGDEVLQLADDIIKTGRTKEIIFVDEKDVRWNRKEMERLLAQVEEEPHDIQAFFDGGYDKKAGKASAGMVIYYKKDGKTHRIRRNASLQELSSNNEAEYAALWNLVVMMEEAGIQHQTIGISGDSAGAINQASGEWPCYDETLNTWLDRIEQKLEDLGLKVRWELIDRKKNKEAHELAHKGLEGTLIDGSTIITG
- a CDS encoding queuosine precursor transporter — translated: MINELIWLLFAVLNFILVLAAYRIFGKTGLFVWVGVATVIANIQVVKTVELFGMVATLGNILYGTAFLATDILNEKYGKGEARKAVWLGFFVLLSMTLIMQVALVFKPHEIDFAQGSLETIFGLQLRIAAGSLTAYIISQYLDVWLYGKLKQKFNKNSQLWIRNNGSTMLSQLIDTLIFTSIAFIGVFPFGEWLMIAFSTYIIKWIVAVLDTPFMYIAKRFHNGGETAVQPES
- a CDS encoding reverse transcriptase-like protein, giving the protein MIEVYVDGASRGDSGMAGAGIFIKNGSEVEQHSVPLGILSNHEAEYAALLKGLDICLQKGYTVVSFRTDSQLVERAVENRYVKNPVYVPLLEKALEQIDKFDLFFLKWVPAKENRADQLAKQAIHLNE